The DNA window AGCGAGAGGTGATACGAGGACGAGGTCCCTGAACGCGACCCATTCCTGTTCCACCTGGGCCGGCGGATGACTGGGCAGCAAGGTGATCGGAACCACCGCCGCTGATATCAGCAGCGACACGATGAGGAACAATGTCACGTCGGCGGGCGGTGCGATGTTGAGTAACGCCTGCCCGATTGCCCATGAGCCCATAGAGACAACTCCGAATATCGACAGGAGCTGCCCGCGTGTGGATGGCAATGCGTGGGCGTTGAGCCAACTCTCCGTTGCGAGGATCATGCCCGCGTAGGCGAAGCCGGTAATCAGGCGAAGCGGCATCCAGGCGATCGGCTCCACGAACGCCACATGGAGAAGGGCGGTCATCGAGGCAATGGCCGCGAAGCCGGCGAAGGTTCTGACATGTCCCACGGAGACGATGATCGGTGGCAACACGAGCGCGCCGATCGTGAAACCCGCGAAATAGAAGGACATCATCGCGCTGATCGCGCCGGTCGAGAACCCCTTATGGCCGGCTCTCACGATCAGGAGCGTGCTCAGCAGGCCATTGCCCAGCAGCAGAGCGGCGACGCTCAGCAGCAGCGCCGCCACCGGCGCGAGAACGAGGCCGCGCTTGCCCGCCGACCTCATGGTATCCATCGCCGGGCTCGTTCTCGGGCCTGACTTGAGGGTTGATACTCTGCCGCACTGATGAACTGGTCGAATGCTTCGCACCAGATGACGACCGTGTTGTAGTCACGGACATCGATGCCGGCAGGCACCTCGACGATGAAGCCGTTGAACGTCTTCACATCGCCCACGCGGACTGATCTGTCCTTGATTAGGAGAAAGGCCTCCTTCGTGTCGACGAAACGTGGTGCGAGGTAGAGCTTGTAGTCGGGACCAGGGGCGAGGCGCCCGATATGGGCGATACGGTCGCGCGAGACCCGGATCTCGCCTTCCCCCCAGTGAAGCAGGTCGCTGCCTTTGAGATCGCGGGCCAGACGCCCTGCGTAGAGCGTCTCGGCTGAGATGGTCCGCAAGGCCGCCGCGTCCGGGGCCTGGGGGGCGGTCAGGATCGGCAGCGTGTAGACACCGCCCGCGAAGCCCATGGCGAGCATCGCGAGATGGGTGGCAATCAGGATGACCCAGCGCCGCATCGGTTACACCAGCTCCAGTCCCTTCACGAGCTGATCGGCGTCGAGATGGAAGTCCGAGAATACGATGCGGCCGCCAGCGTCCATCACGGAGAACCAGGGCGTTCCCCGCGTGCGGTAGTCCTCCATGAAGGTGGGAAGCGTCGCGCCGGCAGGTGGCTCGTCCTGACCGAACGCGACAGGAAGCGCATACTTGAGCTGGTTCACGCGCAGCTTCTCGAAGGTGTTCTCATCCGCTCCTTCGAAGACGGTCTGGATCACCGCGAAGCCCACGCCCTTGGCGCTCAATGCACCATGCAACCTTTGTAGCGTCGGAAATCCATGCAAATGGCAGCCACGGCACCAGTGCTGGAAGGCGAAGAGGACTTTCGGGCCGGTGCCGAGATCCGACAGCTTGAGCGGCGCGATGCTTTCTCCATCCGCGCCAATCCATCTCTGCACCCGCAGCTCGGGGGCTTGTCGTTCGTCGACGCTCATCTGATCCTCCAATTCCGATGCAGAAGTCCGATGAGTGGTCGCGTGTGGCGATGGCACGCGAACCTCACCGCCTTGATCCCCTACAGGTTGTAGGATGCGAGTTCGCCGACCGATACCTCGTGGCCAGCCCCGCCGTTCTTCCGTCGGTGTGTCACCGCCGCCCCTCAATGACAAAGGCGCGATAGCGGGAACCGGCAAAACGGTGCGCAGCGATGGTTTGGTAGGCGGGGCTATGATACCAATCACGGGCGGCCTGCATCGTCGGGAACCGCAA is part of the Enterobacter sp. RHBSTW-00175 genome and encodes:
- a CDS encoding DM13 domain-containing protein, with protein sequence MRRWVILIATHLAMLAMGFAGGVYTLPILTAPQAPDAAALRTISAETLYAGRLARDLKGSDLLHWGEGEIRVSRDRIAHIGRLAPGPDYKLYLAPRFVDTKEAFLLIKDRSVRVGDVKTFNGFIVEVPAGIDVRDYNTVVIWCEAFDQFISAAEYQPSSQARERARRWIP
- a CDS encoding MFS transporter: MDTMRSAGKRGLVLAPVAALLLSVAALLLGNGLLSTLLIVRAGHKGFSTGAISAMMSFYFAGFTIGALVLPPIIVSVGHVRTFAGFAAIASMTALLHVAFVEPIAWMPLRLITGFAYAGMILATESWLNAHALPSTRGQLLSIFGVVSMGSWAIGQALLNIAPPADVTLFLIVSLLISAAVVPITLLPSHPPAQVEQEWVAFRDLVLVSPLAAAGAFLAGLAIGGFWGMGANFAQSIGLDVGGISAFMAAVLGGTLAFHWPLGWLSDRVPRNLVIAGAALASAASAIGVALAVEAPLPLLLAAGALFGGFGIPIYSLCLAVANDDLPAGRLLGTARGLLLLNGIGTAAGPLIGAAAMNIVGPGGLFLYAAALLTLLAVLAIARRQPRRANQAKAAPRSPSTPMITGSLDTMICMEKRAQGVRD